In Paenibacillus algicola, a genomic segment contains:
- a CDS encoding YjcQ family protein — MNKDKLRYAILKEVNEGNTPLTEEDFDVSEGEFDDAVNFLSREKYLTGLFWADDRPHVNKIGPEVTERGENYLKENSMLSKTYRGLKEVREWIKL, encoded by the coding sequence TTGAATAAGGATAAATTACGCTATGCCATCTTGAAAGAAGTTAACGAAGGAAACACTCCGCTTACAGAAGAGGATTTCGATGTAAGTGAAGGTGAGTTTGATGACGCAGTGAATTTTCTATCAAGAGAAAAGTACCTAACAGGATTGTTTTGGGCAGATGACAGACCACATGTCAACAAAATTGGGCCTGAAGTCACCGAACGAGGTGAGAATTACCTGAAAGAAAACAGCATGCTTTCTAAAACATATAGAGGCTTAAAAGAAGTAAGAGAATGGATTAAGCTTTGA